One genomic segment of Actinoplanes ianthinogenes includes these proteins:
- a CDS encoding tRNA(His) guanylyltransferase Thg1 family protein: MDADAFEAGQRAREYFHGLTVLPGAWTVLRLDGRGFSRFTERHFGKPFDERFADHMVSTAETLLGELGGRYAYTESDEVSVLFDPGFELFGRGVEKLVSVSAGLASATFSLAAGEAAHFDSRVWLGTGVGDVVDYFSWRQADAARCALNGWCYWTLRQAGKSRREATRELDGTTTADKNELLYRHGINFTELPAWQRRGVGLWWETAPHTGHDPIRDVAVTTERRRIRVERELPMKDAYRALIERIATTR, translated from the coding sequence ATGGATGCCGACGCGTTCGAGGCCGGGCAGCGGGCCCGCGAGTACTTCCACGGGCTCACCGTGCTGCCCGGCGCGTGGACGGTGCTGCGACTGGACGGGCGGGGGTTCTCCCGGTTCACCGAGCGGCACTTCGGCAAACCGTTCGACGAGCGGTTCGCCGATCACATGGTGTCGACGGCGGAGACGCTGCTGGGCGAGCTGGGCGGGCGGTATGCGTACACCGAGAGCGACGAGGTCTCGGTGCTGTTCGATCCCGGCTTCGAGCTGTTCGGGCGCGGTGTGGAGAAACTCGTCTCGGTGTCGGCCGGGCTGGCCAGTGCCACGTTCAGCCTGGCCGCCGGCGAGGCGGCGCACTTCGACTCGCGGGTGTGGCTCGGGACCGGGGTGGGTGACGTGGTCGACTACTTCTCCTGGCGGCAGGCGGACGCGGCGCGGTGCGCGCTGAACGGGTGGTGCTACTGGACGCTGCGGCAGGCCGGGAAGTCGCGGCGGGAGGCGACCCGGGAGCTGGACGGGACGACCACGGCGGACAAGAACGAGCTGCTCTACCGGCACGGGATCAACTTCACCGAGTTGCCGGCCTGGCAGCGGCGCGGCGTCGGCTTGTGGTGGGAGACCGCACCGCACACCGGGCACGATCCGATCCGGGACGTCGCGGTGACCACCGAGCGCCGGCGGATCCGGGTGGAGCGGGAGCTGCCGATGAAGGACGCCTATCGGGCGCTCATCGAGAGGATCGCCACGACGCGGTGA
- a CDS encoding GH92 family glycosyl hydrolase: MAATWWWPKPQVGNTHPGATSPLGMVSACAYSGAYPTGYGRYAKNTEGVPEEMFTRTQASGFTHFQQSGTGAIRKYYNYVRVTPMVQPLDDLGQSWALHDERAEPGYYAANLDTGVRCEITVGEKVAVHRYTFPDHHSARVVLDLSCGGLAIDLGRTVPLRAQVESMGHGCAQGTVVMEGVPLSVYLEADTPGWRQMLWYDRRLIPGGTRLDFDSIRNTTLRPFGMLFMGSARAGQTIEVRMGFSLRGCEQARENLRRECGAVVPAFEQVRARTRHRWRDHLDRVQIDGGTPARRTVMATALYHSLIKPCFADDESPFWPNSGPYAFDICTMWDIYKTQIPLLQAIAPDRAMDLLESLIRVCEEEGNFPIGYRMARGADRFFRQASALAHTAIADAHALGRGGVDWGWALVHMVDDLRRMYGEDFFEHGVVHPITHTLDLAYAHHCTAKLARALNDSRLADDLERRGHQWVNAFDPVNGLLRDSEFYEGGKWNYSFRLLHDMAARIELAGGDRGFIDKLDRFFGYGAEPVKQPGTSPLPAEMALGYALNRFEGLNNEPDMEAPWAYHYAGRPDRTAEVVHSALTWQFGTGPGGLPGNDDSGGLSAWYVWASLGLFPVAGQSLFLVNTPAFARSALRVGDEEFVIETSGHRDSPIGVDGIDADPPVQYVQSATLNGKPLHAAHLSAADVHRGGRLHLRLGSEPSTWGHGTRPPSHSFHP; encoded by the coding sequence CTGGCCGCCACTTGGTGGTGGCCCAAGCCGCAGGTGGGCAACACCCACCCGGGCGCCACCTCGCCCCTGGGCATGGTGTCGGCCTGCGCCTATTCGGGCGCCTACCCGACCGGTTACGGCCGGTACGCGAAGAACACCGAGGGCGTGCCCGAGGAGATGTTCACGCGTACCCAGGCCTCCGGCTTCACCCATTTCCAGCAGTCCGGCACCGGCGCGATCCGCAAGTACTACAACTACGTGCGGGTCACCCCGATGGTCCAGCCGCTGGACGATCTCGGGCAGAGCTGGGCGCTGCACGACGAGCGCGCCGAGCCCGGCTACTACGCCGCCAACCTGGACACCGGGGTGCGCTGCGAGATCACCGTGGGGGAGAAGGTGGCCGTGCACCGGTACACCTTCCCGGACCACCACAGCGCCCGGGTCGTCCTCGACCTGTCCTGCGGCGGCCTGGCGATCGACCTGGGCCGCACGGTGCCGCTGCGCGCCCAGGTGGAGAGCATGGGCCACGGCTGCGCCCAGGGGACGGTGGTGATGGAGGGCGTGCCGCTCTCCGTCTACCTGGAGGCGGACACTCCCGGCTGGCGGCAGATGCTCTGGTACGACCGGCGCCTCATCCCGGGCGGCACCCGCCTCGACTTCGACAGCATCCGGAACACCACGCTGCGTCCGTTCGGCATGCTGTTCATGGGCTCGGCCCGCGCCGGGCAGACCATCGAGGTCCGGATGGGTTTCTCGCTGCGCGGCTGCGAGCAGGCCCGGGAGAACCTGCGCCGGGAGTGCGGCGCGGTGGTGCCGGCCTTCGAGCAGGTCCGCGCGCGGACCCGGCACCGCTGGCGGGACCACCTCGACCGGGTGCAGATCGACGGCGGCACCCCGGCCCGGCGCACGGTGATGGCGACCGCGCTGTACCACTCGCTGATCAAGCCGTGCTTCGCCGACGACGAGAGCCCGTTCTGGCCCAACTCCGGCCCGTACGCCTTCGACATCTGCACCATGTGGGACATCTACAAGACGCAGATCCCGCTGCTCCAGGCGATCGCCCCGGACCGGGCCATGGACCTGCTCGAATCGCTGATCCGGGTCTGCGAGGAGGAGGGCAACTTCCCGATCGGCTACCGGATGGCCCGCGGCGCCGACCGGTTCTTCCGGCAGGCGTCCGCGCTGGCGCACACCGCGATCGCCGACGCGCACGCCCTCGGCCGGGGCGGCGTCGACTGGGGCTGGGCGCTCGTGCACATGGTCGACGACCTGCGCCGGATGTACGGCGAGGACTTCTTCGAGCACGGCGTCGTGCACCCGATCACCCACACGCTCGATCTGGCGTACGCCCACCACTGCACCGCCAAACTGGCCCGCGCGCTGAACGACAGCCGCCTCGCCGACGACCTGGAACGCCGCGGCCACCAGTGGGTGAACGCGTTCGACCCGGTCAACGGCCTGCTGCGCGACTCGGAGTTCTACGAGGGCGGTAAGTGGAACTACTCGTTCCGGCTGCTGCACGACATGGCCGCACGGATCGAGCTGGCCGGCGGCGACCGGGGCTTCATCGACAAGCTCGACCGGTTCTTCGGCTACGGCGCCGAGCCGGTCAAGCAGCCCGGGACCAGCCCGCTGCCGGCCGAGATGGCCCTCGGGTACGCCCTCAACCGGTTCGAGGGGCTGAACAACGAGCCGGACATGGAGGCGCCCTGGGCGTACCACTACGCCGGCCGGCCCGATCGCACCGCCGAGGTCGTGCACTCCGCGCTGACCTGGCAGTTCGGCACCGGCCCGGGTGGCCTGCCGGGCAATGACGACTCGGGCGGCCTGAGCGCCTGGTACGTCTGGGCGTCGCTGGGCCTGTTCCCGGTCGCCGGGCAGAGCCTGTTCCTGGTGAACACGCCCGCGTTCGCCCGGTCCGCGCTGCGGGTCGGCGACGAGGAGTTCGTCATCGAGACGAGCGGGCATCGCGACTCGCCGATCGGCGTGGACGGCATCGACGCCGACCCGCCCGTCCAGTACGTCCAATCCGCCACCCTCAACGGCAAACCGCTGCACGCGGCGCACCTCTCCGCGGCCGACGTGCATCGCGGGGGCCGGCTGCATCTGCGGCTCGGCTCCGAACCCTCGACCTGGGGACACGGGACCCGCCCGCCGTCCCACTCCTTTCACCCCTGA
- a CDS encoding phosphotransferase, translating to MKHGYTNDTRSDGDVVIKRFQGPDADLRRATESRALARMAAAGVPVPALVAAPPGELWTRLVPGAHGQDLIDAGHAAAVLSSCGRTLAHIRAVAGGVHGDYGPNNMLFDPVTFATTAVLDWEWAHDGDPIEDLAWCEWIVRMHHPDAAGELDALFAGYGRRPAWAARHAAMLAKCHSMLALARASGPESPNVHRWQQRIELTASWRSSR from the coding sequence ATGAAGCATGGGTACACCAATGACACGCGCAGCGACGGCGACGTGGTCATCAAGCGCTTCCAGGGTCCGGACGCCGACCTCCGCCGCGCCACGGAGAGTCGCGCACTGGCCCGGATGGCCGCCGCCGGCGTGCCGGTGCCGGCCCTGGTCGCCGCGCCGCCCGGCGAGCTGTGGACCCGTCTGGTCCCGGGCGCCCACGGCCAGGACCTGATCGACGCCGGGCACGCCGCCGCGGTGCTCTCCTCGTGCGGGCGGACCCTGGCGCACATCCGGGCCGTGGCCGGCGGCGTGCACGGCGACTACGGGCCGAACAACATGCTGTTCGACCCGGTCACCTTCGCCACCACCGCGGTCCTCGACTGGGAGTGGGCGCACGACGGCGACCCGATCGAGGATCTGGCATGGTGCGAATGGATCGTCCGGATGCATCACCCGGACGCCGCCGGCGAGCTGGACGCCCTGTTCGCCGGTTACGGCCGGCGCCCCGCCTGGGCCGCCCGGCACGCCGCCATGCTGGCCAAGTGCCACTCGATGCTCGCCCTGGCCCGGGCGAGCGGCCCCGAGTCCCCGAACGTCCACCGCTGGCAGCAGCGGATCGAGCTCACCGCGTCGTGGCGATCCTCTCGATGA
- a CDS encoding ArsR/SmtB family transcription factor, with the protein MPADELSRVFAALADPTRRDMVARLSGGDATVNQLAEPYSMSLQAVYKHLKVLEEAGLVTRPPGPQPRSVRLERDVFDGIGGWIEQYRRRAEARYQRLDAVLKSMNDQEG; encoded by the coding sequence ATGCCGGCGGATGAGTTGTCCCGGGTCTTCGCCGCCCTGGCCGACCCGACGCGCCGCGACATGGTGGCCCGGCTGTCCGGTGGCGACGCGACGGTCAACCAGCTCGCCGAGCCGTATTCCATGTCGCTCCAGGCGGTCTACAAGCATCTCAAGGTGCTGGAGGAGGCCGGCCTGGTCACCCGCCCGCCGGGCCCGCAGCCCCGGTCGGTGCGGCTGGAGCGGGACGTCTTCGACGGGATCGGTGGCTGGATCGAGCAGTACCGGCGCCGGGCCGAGGCCCGCTACCAGCGCCTGGACGCGGTGTTGAAATCCATGAACGATCAGGAGGGATGA
- a CDS encoding SRPBCC family protein has translation MTEAQIEADKDLPIIRITRDFAATPEQLLRAHTDPELFAQWCGPDSTTTRIERWDARSGGEWRYKAVRGDDEFGFRGCFHQVGPDRIVQTFTFEGAPDGVALETLTFEDLGDGRTRLHAQSLVDSFEGRDAWLKSGMETGVNEGYAKLDGLLAKGAL, from the coding sequence ATGACCGAGGCACAGATCGAAGCCGACAAGGACCTGCCGATCATCCGGATCACCCGCGACTTCGCGGCGACCCCGGAGCAGTTGCTCCGCGCGCACACCGATCCCGAGCTGTTCGCCCAGTGGTGCGGCCCGGACTCGACCACCACCCGGATCGAGCGCTGGGATGCCCGCTCCGGCGGCGAGTGGCGTTACAAGGCGGTCCGCGGCGACGACGAGTTCGGCTTCCGCGGCTGCTTCCACCAGGTCGGCCCGGACCGGATCGTCCAGACCTTCACCTTCGAGGGCGCGCCGGACGGCGTCGCCCTGGAGACGCTGACCTTCGAGGACCTGGGCGACGGCCGGACCCGCCTGCACGCGCAGTCGCTCGTGGACAGCTTCGAGGGCCGTGACGCGTGGCTCAAGAGCGGCATGGAGACCGGCGTCAACGAGGGCTACGCCAAGCTCGACGGCCTGCTCGCCAAAGGCGCGCTCTGA
- a CDS encoding DUF559 domain-containing protein produces the protein MSPVARIPAALTTAPFRGSSAVTSGLLSPKMLRGHAWQRLLPDVYAHRDLPVDHQVWCSAVSLILPRHAAIGGPSAAHLWGAGLVRSEPPVSVVTSRDKWMHKHPRLRIHHTTLAPGDLTELGGIAVTTPERTAFDLGRRLSRTDGVVLIDAMIHAGRLDANAVIDLARQRAWWPRIGHLRNVMSLTDGRAESPMETRLRLLLHDGGVPRPEPQFEVRDDRGLLVARVDLGWPAARLAVEYEGDHHRDQSQFRRDITRTHNLQRHGWTVMRFGADDVLRCPHDTVLAVATELARRR, from the coding sequence ATGTCTCCTGTCGCTCGCATTCCCGCAGCCCTGACCACGGCACCGTTCCGGGGGTCGTCCGCCGTGACAAGCGGCCTGCTCAGCCCGAAGATGCTGCGTGGTCACGCCTGGCAGCGTCTCCTCCCGGATGTCTACGCCCACCGGGATCTGCCCGTCGATCATCAGGTGTGGTGCTCGGCGGTGAGCCTGATCCTTCCCCGCCACGCGGCGATCGGTGGTCCCAGCGCCGCCCATCTGTGGGGCGCCGGCCTGGTGCGTTCCGAGCCACCGGTGTCGGTGGTGACGTCGCGGGACAAGTGGATGCACAAGCATCCCCGGCTCCGGATCCACCACACCACACTGGCACCGGGCGACCTCACCGAACTCGGTGGAATCGCGGTGACGACACCGGAACGGACCGCGTTCGACCTGGGCCGCCGGCTTTCGCGGACCGACGGGGTGGTGCTGATCGATGCGATGATCCACGCGGGCCGGCTCGACGCGAACGCGGTCATCGACCTGGCCCGGCAGCGAGCATGGTGGCCGCGGATCGGACACCTGCGGAACGTGATGAGCCTGACGGACGGGCGAGCCGAGTCGCCGATGGAGACACGTCTGCGGCTGTTGCTGCACGACGGCGGTGTGCCACGACCCGAACCCCAATTCGAGGTACGGGACGATCGCGGACTGTTGGTCGCCCGGGTCGATCTCGGCTGGCCGGCGGCCCGCCTCGCCGTCGAGTACGAAGGGGACCATCACCGGGATCAGAGCCAGTTCCGCCGGGACATCACGCGGACGCACAACCTGCAACGCCACGGGTGGACGGTGATGCGCTTCGGTGCGGACGACGTCCTCCGTTGCCCGCACGACACCGTTCTGGCCGTCGCCACCGAGCTGGCCAGACGTCGCTGA
- a CDS encoding NADP-dependent oxidoreductase, giving the protein MKAIVFESFGGPEVLRLTETAVPEPGPGQVRIRVRASGLNQLDFKIRSGVMQAVFPTTFPAVPGVEVAGVVDAVGPDVTGTAVGDEVIALTDTGGYAEFALATAVAPKPAGLTWEEAAALPVAGETALRVLDLLGVKEGETLLVHGAAGAVGTVAVQLAVAAGATVIGTASPENHDYLRSLGVTPLSYAESLVPAVRATAPHGVDAVFDAAGQGALPASIELRGGTTDRIVTIADPAARDLGVTFSGGSADTAGALAEIARLAGAGALRLTVAETFPLAEAGRAQERSATGHTRGKLVLVL; this is encoded by the coding sequence ATGAAGGCGATCGTTTTCGAGAGCTTCGGTGGACCCGAGGTGCTGCGGCTGACCGAGACCGCGGTGCCGGAGCCCGGTCCCGGGCAGGTGCGGATCCGGGTCCGCGCGTCCGGGCTGAACCAGCTCGACTTCAAGATCCGCTCGGGGGTGATGCAGGCGGTGTTCCCGACCACGTTCCCGGCCGTCCCGGGCGTGGAGGTGGCCGGCGTGGTCGACGCGGTCGGCCCGGACGTCACCGGGACGGCCGTCGGCGACGAGGTGATCGCGCTGACCGACACCGGCGGCTACGCCGAGTTCGCCCTGGCCACCGCGGTCGCGCCCAAGCCGGCCGGGCTGACCTGGGAGGAGGCGGCGGCGCTGCCGGTGGCCGGCGAGACGGCGCTGCGGGTGCTGGACCTGCTCGGCGTCAAGGAGGGCGAGACGCTGCTGGTGCACGGGGCCGCGGGCGCGGTGGGCACGGTCGCCGTGCAACTCGCGGTGGCGGCCGGGGCCACGGTGATCGGGACCGCTTCGCCGGAGAATCACGATTACCTGCGGTCGCTGGGCGTGACCCCCCTTTCGTACGCCGAGAGCCTCGTCCCCGCGGTGCGCGCGACAGCGCCGCACGGCGTGGACGCGGTGTTCGACGCCGCGGGGCAGGGCGCGCTGCCGGCGTCGATCGAGCTGCGCGGCGGTACCACCGACCGCATCGTCACGATCGCCGACCCGGCCGCCCGGGATCTGGGGGTGACCTTCTCGGGCGGCTCCGCGGACACCGCCGGGGCACTCGCCGAGATCGCCCGGCTGGCCGGCGCGGGCGCGCTGCGGCTCACGGTGGCGGAGACGTTCCCGCTGGCCGAGGCGGGCCGGGCGCAGGAACGCAGCGCGACCGGCCACACCCGCGGCAAGCTCGTCCTGGTCCTGTGA
- a CDS encoding dihydrofolate reductase family protein yields the protein MGTVILHSVMSVDGFIADDKDGVGPLHDWYFSGDTPILDEASRFRVSAASAAYVRPMWASIGTIVIGRHLFDLTNGWEGKPPAGDHVVVVSHRPKPEGWHPEASYHFAGDVATAIAKARELAGERTVAVNAGDVGGQALAAGLVDEVAIDVVPVVFGSGKRFFGAVDSQHLLDDPHVVIQGDRVLHLAYRVRR from the coding sequence GTGGGCACCGTGATCCTGCACAGCGTGATGTCGGTGGACGGCTTCATCGCCGACGACAAGGACGGCGTCGGCCCCCTGCACGACTGGTACTTCAGCGGGGACACGCCGATCCTCGACGAGGCGAGCCGCTTCCGGGTCTCCGCCGCCTCGGCGGCCTACGTCCGCCCGATGTGGGCGTCGATCGGCACGATCGTCATCGGGCGGCACCTCTTCGACCTGACGAATGGCTGGGAGGGGAAGCCGCCCGCCGGCGATCACGTGGTCGTGGTGTCCCACCGGCCCAAGCCCGAGGGCTGGCATCCCGAGGCGTCGTATCACTTCGCCGGCGACGTGGCGACGGCCATCGCCAAGGCCCGGGAGCTGGCCGGCGAGCGGACGGTGGCGGTGAACGCGGGCGACGTCGGCGGCCAGGCACTCGCGGCAGGACTCGTCGACGAGGTGGCGATCGACGTGGTGCCGGTGGTGTTCGGGTCGGGCAAACGCTTCTTCGGCGCCGTCGACAGCCAGCACCTCCTGGACGATCCGCACGTGGTGATCCAGGGCGACCGGGTGCTGCACCTGGCTTACCGGGTACGCCGCTGA
- a CDS encoding putative bifunctional diguanylate cyclase/phosphodiesterase: MGTWLRWLPTGGKLRDEDWTARHRLLTVILAVVVVVVTVFGALGPGDAVTLLWTDLLVLPCVVAATLLPNRRLRSVCVALGFTVACAGFVSLSNGLTEAHFAFFVAVAALALYRDWAPFGAFLVATTLHHGVFGVLIGGHTYDHSSAKAHPLVWAALHGFAVLLAAGFQVVQWGLTEAEERRAQDNLEESQAQLSVAFDETPVPMAMFAPDGLLLRSNAAYREWLRLPDDLPAGFTVRDLPLIPIGEDTKAFDQAVASPDPLTMVRQYRRTDDGQLIWVQVHSTPLYDKKGRLRFVFAHCMDITKSRNHEAELRRQVRHDSLTGLLSRKAFEHDLAELLAGKAPVSVIYLDVDRFKSVNDGSGHAAGDDVLRALAARLSSVVPPGALLARLGGDEFVAAVAGEAAGGLRLGQEILASMSEPLEVLGNQLPVSVSIGVAAEHGAEHADDVVLAADTAMYAAKRAGGNRLEVFAEDMRVSVHERLAAEARLRQALAGHLPWTLPLWFQPVVSTVTGQIIGAEALVRMRTPDGRILSPYHFIGAAEETGMIVPLGQHVLRSAIEHLIYWSGHLGYVSVNVSPRQLAEPDFVPALADLLGQYPALDPSRLVLEITETALLASTVDVSERLATLKRLGVRIALDDFGTGYSSLTWLKSVPADIVKLDRSFVAGLAEDQRKASIISAVLWLAQSLGMSTIAEGVEEPADWTALQAAGCPAVQGYFFSPPRPPEEFQEMLINGVCVTSLAQFT, translated from the coding sequence GTGGGTACCTGGCTGAGGTGGCTGCCGACCGGCGGCAAGCTGCGGGACGAGGACTGGACGGCACGGCATCGCCTGCTGACCGTGATCCTCGCCGTGGTGGTGGTCGTGGTGACCGTGTTCGGGGCGCTCGGCCCCGGCGACGCCGTGACCCTGCTCTGGACCGACCTGCTGGTGCTGCCCTGCGTGGTGGCCGCCACCCTGCTGCCGAACCGCCGGCTGCGCTCGGTCTGCGTCGCGCTCGGCTTCACCGTCGCCTGCGCCGGTTTCGTCTCGCTCAGCAACGGTCTGACCGAGGCGCACTTCGCGTTCTTCGTCGCGGTCGCCGCGCTCGCCCTGTACCGGGACTGGGCGCCGTTCGGCGCGTTCCTGGTCGCCACCACCCTGCACCACGGCGTGTTCGGGGTGCTGATCGGCGGGCACACCTACGACCACTCCTCGGCCAAGGCGCACCCGCTGGTCTGGGCCGCGCTGCACGGCTTCGCGGTGCTGCTCGCGGCCGGTTTCCAGGTGGTGCAGTGGGGACTGACCGAGGCCGAGGAGCGCCGTGCCCAGGACAACCTGGAGGAGAGCCAGGCCCAGCTCAGCGTCGCCTTCGACGAGACGCCGGTGCCGATGGCCATGTTCGCCCCGGACGGGCTGCTGCTGCGCAGCAACGCCGCGTACCGCGAGTGGTTGCGGCTGCCCGACGACCTTCCGGCCGGATTCACCGTACGCGATCTGCCGCTGATCCCGATCGGTGAGGACACCAAGGCGTTCGACCAGGCGGTCGCCTCCCCGGACCCGCTCACCATGGTCCGGCAGTACCGGCGCACCGATGACGGTCAGCTGATCTGGGTGCAGGTCCACAGCACCCCGCTGTACGACAAGAAGGGCCGCCTGCGGTTCGTCTTCGCGCACTGCATGGACATCACCAAGTCCCGCAACCACGAGGCCGAGCTGCGCCGCCAGGTCCGGCACGACTCGCTGACCGGGCTGCTGTCCCGCAAGGCGTTCGAGCACGACCTGGCCGAGCTGCTGGCCGGCAAGGCCCCGGTCAGCGTGATCTACCTGGACGTGGACCGGTTCAAGTCGGTGAACGACGGCTCCGGCCACGCCGCCGGCGACGACGTGCTGCGCGCCCTGGCGGCCCGGCTCTCGTCGGTGGTGCCGCCCGGCGCGCTGCTGGCCCGGCTCGGCGGCGACGAGTTCGTCGCCGCGGTGGCCGGCGAGGCCGCCGGCGGGCTGCGGCTGGGTCAGGAGATCCTCGCCTCGATGAGCGAGCCGCTCGAGGTGCTCGGCAACCAGCTGCCGGTCTCGGTCAGCATCGGGGTCGCCGCCGAGCACGGCGCCGAGCACGCCGACGACGTGGTGCTGGCCGCGGACACCGCGATGTACGCGGCCAAGCGGGCCGGCGGCAACCGGCTGGAGGTGTTCGCCGAGGACATGCGGGTGTCGGTGCACGAGCGGCTGGCCGCCGAGGCCCGGCTCCGGCAGGCGCTGGCCGGGCACCTGCCGTGGACGCTGCCGCTCTGGTTCCAGCCGGTGGTCTCGACCGTCACCGGGCAGATCATCGGGGCCGAGGCGCTGGTCCGGATGCGGACGCCGGACGGGCGGATCCTCAGCCCGTACCACTTCATCGGCGCGGCCGAGGAGACCGGCATGATCGTGCCGCTCGGCCAGCACGTGCTGCGCTCCGCGATCGAGCACCTGATCTACTGGTCCGGCCACCTGGGCTACGTGTCGGTCAACGTCAGCCCGCGCCAGCTCGCCGAGCCGGACTTCGTGCCGGCGCTGGCCGACCTGCTCGGCCAGTACCCGGCGCTGGACCCGTCCCGGCTGGTCCTGGAGATCACCGAGACCGCGCTGCTGGCCTCGACCGTCGATGTCTCCGAGCGGCTGGCGACCCTCAAGCGGCTCGGCGTACGCATCGCGCTGGACGACTTCGGCACCGGCTACAGCTCGCTCACCTGGCTCAAGTCGGTCCCGGCCGACATCGTGAAGCTGGACCGCTCGTTCGTCGCCGGTCTCGCCGAGGACCAGCGCAAGGCGTCGATCATCTCGGCGGTGCTCTGGCTGGCCCAGTCGCTGGGCATGTCGACGATCGCCGAGGGGGTCGAGGAGCCCGCCGACTGGACCGCTCTGCAAGCCGCCGGCTGCCCCGCCGTACAGGGCTATTTCTTCAGCCCGCCGCGTCCCCCGGAAGAGTTCCAGGAGATGTTGATCAACGGGGTTTGTGTCACCTCTCTGGCGCAGTTCACCTGA
- a CDS encoding glycosyltransferase, translated as MSRPTRRLVIAVRADPVICGHSGEARNLAEVALTRGFDDVRLLTWPIPTLQAAGLPLKPLDRLLPYSEGITVERPEAVGDYRVPDGRHLAGLTGRLVELLSDGVPTVCLSMYLVPHTQVVNDAVTAARAAGFDPQVHTIAKAVGSDVTNVIRSCLREGRFGAATVLLTTFLASDEVTAVSEYTKDEIIASAEEVDAHCGTTFAQQCRERVTVSYPPIDSSAFLGLDDEKIEEALARRGLKRGKYLLFLSRVARAKGIYDLVIAYGQMRCRDEVPLVIAGTGPALEHVRAMAKEDDRIIFLSDVDDDEKPLLMAGCAAYALPTKPEPDFVETFGIALAEKMLAGGGPIITTRTGGTGEAVGDTAVIVEAGDINALADAIDRVILDMPDDEKRAMEARARAHAMSFDRAAVFDSLFPPT; from the coding sequence ATGAGCCGTCCTACTCGGAGACTCGTGATCGCGGTCCGTGCCGACCCGGTTATCTGCGGACACTCGGGTGAAGCGCGCAACCTCGCCGAAGTGGCCCTGACCCGGGGTTTCGACGACGTCCGCCTGCTCACCTGGCCGATCCCCACGTTGCAGGCGGCCGGCCTGCCGCTCAAGCCACTCGACCGGCTGCTGCCTTACAGCGAGGGCATCACCGTCGAACGCCCCGAGGCGGTCGGCGACTACCGGGTGCCGGACGGCCGCCATCTGGCCGGGCTCACCGGCCGTCTCGTCGAGCTGCTCAGCGACGGCGTGCCGACGGTGTGCCTGTCGATGTACCTGGTCCCGCACACCCAGGTGGTCAACGACGCGGTCACCGCGGCTCGCGCCGCCGGCTTCGACCCGCAGGTGCACACCATCGCCAAGGCGGTCGGCTCGGACGTCACCAACGTGATCCGCTCCTGCCTGCGCGAGGGCCGCTTCGGCGCCGCGACGGTGCTGCTCACCACGTTCCTGGCCAGCGACGAGGTGACCGCGGTCTCGGAGTACACCAAGGACGAGATCATCGCCTCGGCCGAGGAGGTGGACGCGCACTGCGGCACCACGTTCGCCCAGCAGTGCCGCGAGCGGGTGACGGTCAGCTACCCGCCGATCGACTCGTCCGCGTTCCTCGGCCTGGACGACGAGAAGATCGAGGAGGCGCTGGCCAGGCGTGGCCTCAAGCGCGGGAAGTACCTGCTCTTCCTGTCCCGGGTGGCGCGGGCCAAGGGCATCTACGACCTGGTCATCGCGTACGGGCAGATGCGGTGCCGGGACGAGGTCCCGCTGGTGATCGCGGGCACCGGGCCGGCGCTGGAGCACGTCCGCGCGATGGCCAAGGAGGATGACCGGATCATCTTCCTCTCCGACGTGGACGACGACGAGAAGCCGCTGCTGATGGCGGGCTGCGCCGCCTACGCCCTGCCCACCAAGCCGGAACCGGACTTCGTCGAGACCTTCGGCATCGCCCTGGCCGAGAAGATGCTGGCCGGCGGCGGCCCGATCATCACCACCCGGACCGGCGGCACCGGCGAAGCGGTCGGTGACACCGCCGTCATCGTCGAGGCCGGCGACATCAACGCCCTGGCCGACGCCATCGACCGGGTGATCCTGGACATGCCCGACGACGAGAAACGCGCCATGGAGGCCCGGGCCCGCGCCCACGCCATGTCCTTCGACCGCGCCGCCGTCTTCGACTCCCTGTTCCCACCCACCTGA